The Candidatus Hydrogenedentota bacterium genome includes a window with the following:
- the serA gene encoding phosphoglycerate dehydrogenase, protein MTTTSFPKNKIKVLLLEGVHPESVRRFQDEGFSVEAHKGAMDEAELRKAIKGVHILGIRSKTQISRTVIDKADRLLAVGAFCIGTNQIDINAAMRNGIPVFNAPFSNTRSVAELVMTYMGMLFRGLYGKIKGAHAGEWSKETAGSVEMRGKTIGIVGYGHIGQQVSVLAEAFGMRVLYYDVMDKLSMGNATRTVDLRDLMERSDVVTLHVPGTRDTEGMIGKKELAWMRPGAFLLNASRGSVVDIDALTTALDKGKIAGAALDVFPVEPKSKDEKFQSPLQGRDNVILTPHIGGATEEAQRNIGLEVSGKLIRFTNNGSTEGAVNFPSEVLPELRDHHRILHIHQNVPGVLQKVNTMFGEVGINVAAQYLRTHEDVGYLIMDTDKSATKAMIKQLSEMPETIKVRALF, encoded by the coding sequence ATGACCACCACCTCTTTCCCCAAGAACAAGATCAAGGTCCTTCTGCTGGAAGGCGTCCACCCCGAAAGCGTGCGCCGATTCCAGGACGAAGGCTTCAGCGTGGAAGCCCACAAGGGCGCGATGGACGAGGCCGAACTGCGCAAGGCCATCAAGGGCGTTCATATCCTGGGCATCCGTTCGAAGACCCAGATCTCCCGGACAGTCATCGACAAGGCGGACCGCCTGTTGGCCGTGGGCGCCTTCTGTATCGGCACCAACCAGATCGACATCAACGCGGCGATGCGCAACGGCATCCCCGTCTTCAATGCACCCTTTTCCAACACCCGCTCCGTGGCCGAACTGGTCATGACCTACATGGGCATGCTCTTCCGCGGACTCTACGGCAAGATCAAAGGCGCTCATGCGGGCGAATGGTCCAAGGAAACCGCAGGCAGCGTGGAAATGCGCGGCAAGACCATCGGCATCGTGGGCTATGGCCACATCGGCCAGCAGGTCTCCGTCCTGGCCGAGGCCTTCGGCATGCGCGTGCTCTACTACGACGTCATGGACAAGCTCAGCATGGGCAACGCCACCCGCACGGTGGACCTGCGCGATCTCATGGAGCGCTCCGACGTGGTCACACTGCATGTCCCCGGTACGCGCGACACCGAAGGCATGATCGGAAAGAAAGAGCTCGCGTGGATGCGCCCGGGCGCCTTCCTGCTCAACGCAAGCCGCGGCTCCGTGGTCGATATCGACGCCCTGACCACCGCGCTGGACAAGGGAAAAATCGCGGGCGCCGCCCTCGACGTCTTCCCCGTAGAGCCCAAATCCAAGGACGAGAAATTCCAGTCGCCCCTGCAGGGCCGGGACAACGTCATCCTCACGCCCCACATCGGCGGTGCCACCGAAGAGGCCCAGCGCAACATCGGCCTCGAAGTCTCCGGCAAGCTGATCCGCTTCACCAACAACGGCAGCACCGAAGGCGCGGTCAACTTCCCCAGCGAAGTCCTCCCCGAACTCCGCGATCACCACCGCATCCTCCACATCCACCAGAACGTCCCCGGCGTACTGCAAAAGGTCAATACCATGTTCGGCGAGGTCGGCATCAACGTCGCCGCCCAGTACCTCCGCACCCACGAGGACGTGGGCTACCTCATCATGGACACCGACAAGAGCGCGACCAAGGCCATGATCAAACAGCTCTCCGAAATGCCCGAGACCATCAAAGTCCGCGCGCTGTTTTAG
- a CDS encoding NAD(P)H-dependent oxidoreductase yields the protein MSNSNARILAFAGSTRVHSFNKKLVAAAAKGAEAAGAQVTLIDLREYTLPLFDQDLEAAEGLPENAKVLRELFLSHNALLIACPEYNGSLPAVLKNAIDWVSRRQEGEPPLACFKNKIALLLATSPGALGGLRALRHLQTVLMGMQVVVLPEQKAIPKAAEVFNEEGIGDEKIRADVERLGARLAEMAALFHA from the coding sequence ATGTCGAACAGCAACGCCCGAATTCTGGCTTTCGCGGGAAGCACCCGTGTCCATTCCTTCAACAAGAAACTGGTCGCCGCCGCGGCGAAAGGGGCGGAGGCCGCCGGGGCGCAGGTCACCCTGATTGATCTTCGGGAGTATACGCTGCCCCTCTTTGATCAGGATCTGGAAGCCGCCGAAGGTCTGCCCGAGAATGCAAAGGTCTTGCGCGAGCTTTTCCTAAGCCACAACGCACTGTTGATCGCGTGCCCGGAGTACAACGGTTCCCTTCCCGCCGTGCTCAAGAACGCCATCGACTGGGTGAGCCGCCGCCAGGAGGGCGAGCCGCCCCTGGCGTGCTTCAAAAACAAGATCGCCCTGCTTCTGGCCACTTCGCCGGGGGCCCTGGGGGGCCTGCGCGCCCTGCGCCACCTCCAGACCGTGCTCATGGGGATGCAGGTGGTGGTGCTTCCCGAGCAGAAGGCGATTCCAAAGGCGGCCGAGGTCTTCAACGAGGAAGGCATCGGCGATGAGAAGATTCGGGCGGATGTGGAGCGCCTGGGCGCGCGCCTGGCCGAAATGGCCGCGCTGTTTCACGCGTAA
- the truA gene encoding tRNA pseudouridine(38-40) synthase TruA — protein MMYPLKGTVRYVGTHFAGWQSQHDQRTVQGEIEAAMSKIASQPIRIQGAGRTDAGVHALGQVFSCEWPRPLNPTLRHALCMMLEPEIQITALEPTTSDFNARFSAKSKRYCYTFNFSRETDPFSAPYSWRVPYKMDLDLVTSLLPKLVGTHDFAGFQSTGSQMKTTVRTLFDVQLKKGGVIGPIDAKNLWHIEFYGDGFLYKMVRNLAGTLVEIGRGRFDPSFIDESLQSGGPFLGHCAPPQGLVMKEVNYE, from the coding sequence ATGATGTATCCACTTAAAGGCACCGTCCGCTATGTTGGCACCCACTTCGCCGGCTGGCAATCCCAACATGATCAACGTACCGTTCAAGGCGAGATCGAGGCGGCGATGAGCAAGATCGCCTCGCAGCCCATTCGCATTCAGGGGGCGGGCCGCACCGACGCGGGGGTTCATGCCCTGGGGCAAGTATTCTCCTGCGAATGGCCCCGGCCCCTGAATCCCACGCTTCGCCACGCGCTCTGCATGATGCTGGAGCCGGAGATCCAGATCACGGCCCTGGAGCCAACCACATCGGACTTCAACGCGCGCTTTTCGGCGAAGTCCAAGCGCTATTGCTACACCTTCAATTTCAGCCGGGAAACCGATCCCTTCAGCGCGCCCTACAGTTGGCGGGTGCCCTACAAGATGGATCTGGACTTGGTGACGTCGCTGCTGCCGAAGCTGGTGGGCACCCACGATTTCGCCGGCTTCCAAAGCACGGGCAGCCAGATGAAGACCACCGTTCGCACCCTCTTCGATGTGCAGTTGAAGAAAGGCGGCGTCATTGGCCCCATCGACGCCAAGAACCTTTGGCACATTGAATTCTATGGCGACGGTTTTCTCTACAAGATGGTGCGCAATCTTGCAGGCACCCTGGTGGAAATTGGGCGTGGACGATTCGACCCGTCGTTTATCGACGAGTCCCTGCAGTCGGGCGGGCCCTTCCTGGGCCACTGCGCGCCGCCCCAGGGACTGGTGATGAAGGAAGTGAACTATGAATGA
- a CDS encoding sulfite exporter TauE/SafE family protein → MLFIFEMLILGIAAGLISGALGLGGGVVMVPAFLAFVSWMDVHTAKGTSLFIIVFVSATNAWRLGKRLEVVPWGLVGKLATGSIVGGYLGAWITTFASERVILGLYLALVCTIAWRLFHTANVAEVQRSAAPRWWFPPLLGAFSGAAGGATGTGGGLILVPLALQTGLATNKNATAISNMVMVLVATMGTVAHLRAVPTLSVAWTVGHINFQVVPAVFIGAQVGSALGRRFDHHLSLRGRRIVLGTLLLLIVASLLPRMV, encoded by the coding sequence ATGCTCTTTATTTTCGAAATGCTCATCCTCGGTATTGCCGCGGGACTTATCAGCGGCGCCCTTGGCCTGGGTGGTGGCGTCGTGATGGTGCCCGCCTTTCTTGCGTTTGTTTCCTGGATGGACGTCCATACCGCCAAAGGGACCAGTCTTTTTATCATCGTCTTTGTTTCGGCGACCAACGCCTGGCGGCTGGGCAAGCGCCTGGAGGTGGTGCCCTGGGGCCTCGTGGGCAAACTGGCGACGGGCTCCATCGTGGGCGGCTATCTGGGCGCCTGGATAACCACCTTCGCGTCGGAACGCGTTATTCTGGGGCTTTATCTCGCTCTCGTCTGCACCATCGCCTGGCGCTTGTTCCACACCGCCAATGTCGCGGAAGTTCAGCGGAGCGCGGCGCCCCGATGGTGGTTCCCGCCCTTGCTCGGGGCTTTCAGCGGCGCGGCGGGCGGCGCAACGGGGACGGGGGGCGGACTCATTCTTGTTCCGCTGGCGCTGCAGACCGGTCTGGCGACAAACAAGAACGCCACGGCCATATCCAACATGGTCATGGTTCTCGTGGCCACCATGGGCACCGTTGCCCACCTGCGGGCCGTGCCCACCCTGTCGGTGGCGTGGACCGTGGGCCACATCAATTTCCAGGTCGTGCCGGCGGTGTTCATCGGCGCGCAAGTGGGATCCGCCCTCGGCCGCCGCTTCGATCACCACCTCTCCCTGCGCGGGCGCCGGATCGTGCTGGGCACCCTGCTCCTGCTGATTGTTGCGTCGCTGCTGCCCCGCATGGTGTAG
- a CDS encoding DUF4330 family protein, whose protein sequence is MPLLDKKGRLLGRFNIFDLFVVSVVAALAAIAYVKFSAPQRVAPPFALEENRAPVGVALQLPADQPWMCDYAKPGLAERDPRTGEVIAEILGCSIRDGFPTVDLRIHAVRDSEGRILFEGQPLAPGRSLEINTDTAILSGVVRAVSTEAP, encoded by the coding sequence ATGCCCCTGCTCGACAAGAAAGGCCGCCTGCTCGGGCGCTTCAACATCTTCGATCTCTTTGTGGTGAGCGTCGTGGCCGCGCTGGCCGCCATCGCCTACGTGAAGTTCAGCGCGCCCCAGCGCGTGGCGCCGCCCTTTGCCCTGGAGGAAAACCGCGCCCCGGTGGGGGTTGCGCTTCAGCTTCCCGCCGACCAGCCCTGGATGTGCGACTATGCGAAGCCGGGTCTGGCCGAGCGCGATCCGCGCACGGGTGAAGTGATCGCGGAAATCCTGGGCTGTAGCATCCGCGACGGCTTTCCGACGGTTGATTTGCGAATCCACGCCGTGCGCGACAGCGAAGGTCGCATCCTCTTCGAAGGCCAACCGCTGGCGCCGGGACGTTCCCTGGAGATAAACACCGACACGGCGATCCTTTCCGGCGTTGTGCGCGCCGTCTCCACCGAGGCGCCGTGA
- a CDS encoding PAS domain-containing protein: protein MSTPANWESRSRHVAVVLPSILGAAGIATGLAAFINPRIAHLLADNGSLLLCATGALLLAAAAASSTLVGLSRRADRLAAVLDSVASGEDVGPQAARIQTSHPKLAESLIRCLEHIQRETAMIDSALLTNRALARELNELGALLDRLPVGILLLDRNQEILLVTEAIAPFLNVPPHEALHQPLGEVLSASILERVFPAGGDPAAEAVISCQVLVNNEPRDYAIRIHAPSEQRHGRLLLVFSDVTQQRLQEQHEVSVVRTVARLVEGPLQRVETALYPATQPGGDGSALASSGTAIHLEIEAVRHLMRNLELLPSLQQGSLHVDRTGVSVERLFADVESTCGRSCAVQNIEFEVVQPARALALEGDARLLATLLSNLIYAVLQRSHSGARIRLQTSAHEDAFHIEVHDNGPNVTARLREQLGAARHDRAFALEQLEPGELGLAVACEIARLHHGTLEPGGPAEAGNTCTLRLPRTVLQGPAND from the coding sequence ATGAGTACCCCAGCCAACTGGGAGTCAAGGTCCCGGCACGTCGCCGTAGTGCTGCCCTCCATTCTCGGAGCCGCAGGCATTGCGACGGGGCTTGCGGCATTTATAAATCCGCGTATTGCTCATCTGTTGGCCGACAACGGCAGCCTCCTGCTCTGTGCGACGGGCGCGTTGCTGCTTGCGGCGGCGGCGGCGTCATCCACGCTGGTGGGCCTTTCCCGCCGCGCCGATCGTCTGGCGGCGGTCCTGGATTCGGTCGCCAGTGGCGAAGACGTCGGCCCCCAGGCCGCGCGCATTCAAACATCCCATCCGAAACTGGCGGAGAGCCTGATTCGCTGTCTTGAGCATATCCAGCGCGAAACGGCCATGATCGACTCGGCCCTGTTGACGAATCGCGCGCTGGCGCGGGAGTTGAACGAACTGGGCGCCCTGCTGGATCGTTTGCCCGTGGGAATTCTGCTGCTGGACCGGAATCAGGAGATACTCCTGGTGACGGAGGCGATTGCGCCCTTCCTGAATGTGCCGCCCCACGAGGCGCTCCACCAGCCCCTGGGCGAGGTGCTGTCGGCGTCGATTCTGGAGCGTGTTTTCCCCGCCGGGGGCGACCCGGCGGCCGAAGCGGTGATTTCGTGCCAGGTCCTGGTGAACAACGAGCCCCGGGACTATGCGATCCGCATCCACGCACCCTCCGAACAGCGCCATGGGCGCCTGCTGCTGGTGTTCAGCGACGTGACGCAGCAGCGCCTTCAGGAGCAACACGAGGTCAGCGTCGTCCGCACGGTGGCCCGGCTTGTGGAAGGCCCGCTGCAACGCGTGGAAACGGCCCTCTATCCGGCGACCCAGCCCGGGGGGGACGGTTCGGCGCTCGCGTCCTCCGGAACGGCCATTCATCTTGAGATTGAGGCCGTGCGCCATCTGATGCGGAATCTCGAACTGCTGCCCTCGTTGCAGCAGGGCTCCCTGCATGTTGATCGGACGGGGGTTTCCGTGGAGCGTCTTTTCGCGGATGTGGAATCGACCTGCGGCCGGAGCTGCGCCGTGCAGAACATTGAATTCGAAGTGGTCCAGCCCGCACGGGCCCTCGCGCTGGAGGGCGATGCCCGGCTCCTTGCCACGCTCCTGAGCAATCTCATCTATGCGGTGCTGCAGCGCAGCCATTCCGGCGCGCGCATCCGGCTACAGACCAGTGCCCACGAGGATGCCTTTCACATCGAAGTGCATGACAACGGTCCCAACGTGACGGCGCGGCTTCGCGAGCAACTCGGCGCGGCGCGCCATGATCGCGCCTTTGCCCTGGAGCAACTGGAACCGGGCGAACTCGGCCTTGCGGTGGCGTGCGAGATAGCGCGGCTTCACCACGGCACGCTGGAGCCCGGCGGGCCGGCGGAGGCGGGCAATACCTGCACGCTGCGCCTGCCCCGGACCGTATTGCAGGGTCCCGCCAATGATTGA
- a CDS encoding STAS domain-containing protein, with product MDVSREQHGMVTVLGLRGGLNCDSVETLMAEIASCKASGLFRIVLEIRDVPVIDSAGLEAIQTLVIDLGRRGGDLCLAGVNKVCQDIFTATRMESLVRVYDDVSSAVRSFT from the coding sequence ATGGACGTATCCCGAGAGCAACATGGCATGGTAACGGTTCTGGGCCTGCGGGGCGGGCTCAACTGCGACTCTGTGGAAACCCTGATGGCCGAGATTGCCTCGTGCAAGGCCTCGGGCTTGTTCCGCATCGTGCTGGAAATTCGGGATGTGCCGGTGATCGACAGTGCGGGTCTTGAAGCGATTCAGACGCTGGTCATCGATCTCGGGCGTCGCGGTGGCGACCTGTGCCTCGCGGGTGTGAACAAAGTCTGCCAGGACATCTTCACCGCGACCCGTATGGAGAGTCTTGTCCGCGTCTATGACGACGTCTCCAGCGCCGTGAGGAGCTTCACGTGA